The Synechococcus sp. M16.1 genome includes the window AGCAAGAACGCTGGTGGGAGGCCTTGGACAGCCTCAACAAACTCGACCATCCCTGGTGGCAGCAGCGGACAAGTGCCACCCGTCAAGAGGTGGAGAGTGCCATTCAGGCCCTCGATGAGGCTCAGCAACACCAACAGCACCTAGCGGTGCGTGCCGACGTCATCAGCGGTGATCGGCTGGATGCCGCTGTCGAGGATCAGTTGCTCCAAGGTCTGGACCCCTGGACGGCCTTTTCGATGGGCTGCAGCGACCTTGGCGGTCGCGTCGAAGAGGACGGACCGGAAAGTTTCTGTCGACGCTCGTCCCCAAGCCCGTGACAAGATGAGTCCGTGGATGACTCAGGTGCAATGCAGGCGGGCGACAGGGTGACGGTGGAGGCATCCGTCGTTGTGTTCAACCATCCCGAACACCGGGGCAAAGCCTTTGACATGAAAGGGCAGACCGGAGAGGTGGCGAACGTTCTCAATGATTGGAGGGGTCGGGTGATCAGCCCAACGCTTCCTGTGATCGTTGCCTTCGGCCGCTACAAGGCCCATTTCCGCGCCGACGAACTCAAGCCTGCCGGCTGAATCGGCTGAGGAACACCCCCTCCTCACCATCAACATCCCTGAGGCGGAGCTCGATGGTTTCGCTGCGTCGGGTCGGCACAACGCGACCACAGAAATCAGGCTGAATCGGAAGCTCCCGATGGCCTCGATCCACCATGGCCAGCAACATCACCCGCTGCGGCCGCCCCCAGCTCTGCATGGCCTCCAGGGCGGCACGCACAGTCCGCCCCGTGAAGATCACATCGTCCACCAGAATCACCTGGCGGTCCTCAATGCTGGTGGGGAGAGTCGTGAGCTGGGGCAGACGGGTGCCGATGCGCTCCAGATCATCGCGATGGAACGTGGGATCAATGGCCCCCTGGGAGATGGCATGACCTGTCAACCGCTCCAATTCCCGCGCCAAAACCCTGGACAACTGAACGCCGCGGGTGGGGATCCCCAACAGCATCAACCGACGGCTGTCTTCGGCGCTCTCCAACACCTGCGACGCCAAACGCGACAGCGTTAGACCAAGCTCACGCTCCGAGAGAATTTCGATCCGTTCAGGGTCGGCCATGGAGGATTGAGCGCTGCGGGGTGTGGGAATTGGCTGAAACTGCAGCTTGAGGGCTGGCGTGGCGTTAAGTTGATTCTGCAAGAGTCCTTAAGAACCGTCGGTCGCGGGTGAACGTGGGGAAAAGCACTACCAACGGTTCAGGACGCTCCGGGACAGTGGCACCGGTCGTTCTCGCCATTCTTGATGGCTGGGGTTACAGGAACGCAAGCGAGCACAACGCGATTCAGCAAGGCGGCACTCCTGTGATGGATGCCCTGTGGCATGCCTATCCACACACCTTGATTGAGGCCAGTGGCTCCCATGTGGGCCTCCCCGATCAACAGATGGGTAACTCTGAGGTGGGCCACCTCACCATCGGAGCCGGCCGCATCATTCGCCAAGAGTTGGTGCGAATCAGCGACACGGTGCGCAGCAACCAACTGGGCGACACGCAGGCACTCAAGGAATTGGCAGAGCGCACCCAAGGTCGAGGCGGCACCTTGCACCTGCTCGGCCTCTGCTCCGATGGGGGCGTCCACAGCCACGTGGACCATCTCTGTGGACTGATCCAGTGGGCAGCGGACAGCGGCATCTCTGATGTCGCCGTGCATGCCATCACCGATGGTCGCGACACACCGACCCAGAGCGCACCGGGATACATCAGCCAGGTGGAAGCGGCCCTGAGCCGAAGCGGCGTTGGCCAGCTCGCCAGCCTCTGTGGCCGGTACTGGGCCATGGACCGGGACCAGCGCTGGGAGCGGATCGAAAAGGCTTACAACCTCTACACCGATCCCAACATCGCCGTCGACAGCCGAACGGCAGACCAGGTGCTGGCGGAGAGTTATGCCGGAGACATCACCGATGAATTCCTCGAACCGGTGCGGCTTCAGAACAGCCTCATCAAAGACTGTGACAGCGTTCTGGTGTTCAACTTCCGACCCGATCGCGCCCGCCAGATCGTGCAAGCGCTCTGCCTCCCCGATTTCAAGGGCTTTGAGCGCAGCCACACGCCGGAAGTGGATGTGGTCACCTTCACCCAGGTGGAACAAGACCTTCCCGTTCAAGTGGTCTTCCCCCCCGAGCCGCTCGACCAACTGTTGGGGCAGGTGGTGGCAGACGCTGGGCTGAAGCAGTACCGCACTGCAGAAACAGAAAAGTACCCGCACGTCACGTACTTCATGAACGGTGGCATCGAACAGCCACTGGCGGGAGAAGACCGTCACTTGGTGCCCTCGCCGAGGGTCGCCACCTACGACCTCTCACCGGCGATGTCGGCGGAGCAACTCACCGACAGCTGTATTTCAGCCATTGAGAAGGCGGACTATTCGTTGATTGTGATCAACTACGCCAACCCCGACATGGTGGGGCACACCGGTGTGATGGAGGCCGCCAAGGAAGCCATCCAAACCGTGGATGCCTGCATTGGCCGGTTGTTGGATGCGGTGGGACGCCAAGGCGGAACCATGCTGATCACGGCTGATCACGGCAATGCCGAATTGATGAAGGGTCCGGATG containing:
- a CDS encoding ferredoxin-thioredoxin reductase variable chain — encoded protein: MQAGDRVTVEASVVVFNHPEHRGKAFDMKGQTGEVANVLNDWRGRVISPTLPVIVAFGRYKAHFRADELKPAG
- the pyrR gene encoding bifunctional pyr operon transcriptional regulator/uracil phosphoribosyltransferase PyrR, translating into MADPERIEILSERELGLTLSRLASQVLESAEDSRRLMLLGIPTRGVQLSRVLARELERLTGHAISQGAIDPTFHRDDLERIGTRLPQLTTLPTSIEDRQVILVDDVIFTGRTVRAALEAMQSWGRPQRVMLLAMVDRGHRELPIQPDFCGRVVPTRRSETIELRLRDVDGEEGVFLSRFSRQA
- the gpmI gene encoding 2,3-bisphosphoglycerate-independent phosphoglycerate mutase — its product is MNVGKSTTNGSGRSGTVAPVVLAILDGWGYRNASEHNAIQQGGTPVMDALWHAYPHTLIEASGSHVGLPDQQMGNSEVGHLTIGAGRIIRQELVRISDTVRSNQLGDTQALKELAERTQGRGGTLHLLGLCSDGGVHSHVDHLCGLIQWAADSGISDVAVHAITDGRDTPTQSAPGYISQVEAALSRSGVGQLASLCGRYWAMDRDQRWERIEKAYNLYTDPNIAVDSRTADQVLAESYAGDITDEFLEPVRLQNSLIKDCDSVLVFNFRPDRARQIVQALCLPDFKGFERSHTPEVDVVTFTQVEQDLPVQVVFPPEPLDQLLGQVVADAGLKQYRTAETEKYPHVTYFMNGGIEQPLAGEDRHLVPSPRVATYDLSPAMSAEQLTDSCISAIEKADYSLIVINYANPDMVGHTGVMEAAKEAIQTVDACIGRLLDAVGRQGGTMLITADHGNAELMKGPDGQAWTAHTTNPVPAILIEGERRKLPGHGNAITLRDNGGLADIAPTLLQILDLPQPAAMTGQSLIAPMSNMDPTPKTARLPLSV